The segment AGAAATGCGCAAGCCTTCGTGGCCGTGGCGGAGGAGCTTCACTTCGGCAGGGCAGCCCAGCGGCTCCACATAGCGCAGCCGCCCCTCAGTCGCTTGATTCGGCAACTCGAAGCCGACCTGGGTGCGCCGCTGTTTGAGCGCAATACCCGCAAGGTTGAACTCACCACGCATGGCGAGGCCCTCCTGGAGCCGGCCCGCGAGTTGATCATGCTCTCCCAGCGAATGCGGGAGATTGCCAAACAATCCGAGTTGGGCGAGACCGGCAGGATCAGTTTGGGGTTCGGTGAGGCTGCGGCCAATCAAATCGTCGGCGAACTCGCCCGCAGGGTCAGGCAAAACCACCCCGGCATTACCTTGGACCTGGTCAACTCCCAGTTCTGGCACACGGGTATCGAAAAGCTGATCGATGGTCGACTGGATCTGTTGATTGGCCGCTGGGACCTCCTGCCGGCAGAGGTCGATTCATTTGTGATCGGATACGACGACGAGCTGATCACCCTGCCTGACAACCACTCCCTGGCAACCCGCGAAAGCATAGCTCCTGCCGAACTCGCCGCTGAGCCATGGGTGGTTCTTCAGGGCGGAAACTCGCAGCTGCCCAACCGGATAAACCGCTTGGCCCAGGCAGGCGGATTCGTCCCTCGAATTGTCCAAGTGGCCCCGGACTCGTCCACCGTGCTCTTGCTGGTAGCCGCCGGTATCGGGATCTCACTGTCACTGTCGAGCATTCGGGACAATCTTCCGACCCGGGGTGTCGTGTTCAAGCCGTTAAATCCGGGCAACGACCCCGTGCCGGTTCGCATGATTTGGCGCAGGGTGGACAGGAGCCCGGTCCTGAACAAAGTCTTGAACATCACCAAGGGACTGTTCTAGGGGCCGAGCAGTTGATGTGACGATTCAGGGAACCAGAATGGTCTTTCCCGTCGTTGCGCGCCCCTCCAGGGCAGCGTGGGCCGCAGCGGCTTCGGCCAGCGGGAAACGGGAGCCGATGTGGATGTCGAGCTTGCCGGCTGCGACCAGATCGAAGACTTCGGTGGTCCGCCACCGCCGCTCTTCGTCGGTACGCAGGTAATCACCCGTTTTGGGCCGGGTCACGTACAGGGAACCGTGGGTGTTGAGCCGTTGCAACTGCACAGGCGGCACCGGCCCGGAAGAACCTCCGAAGAGAACCATAGTGCCACGGACCTTAAGGGAAGCCAGCGAGCCGTCGAACGTATCCTTCCCCACGCCGTCGAACACGACGTCGACGCCGCGACTGTCGGTGAGTTCGCGAACGGACGTCGGTACGTCCTCATAATTCAAGACGTAGTCGGCGCCGGCTGCCCGGGCAATCCCGGCCTTGGCCGGGGTGGAAGTGGTCGCGAAGACAGTGGCGCCCCGCAGCTTGGACATTTGAATCAACAGACGGCCAACTCCCCCGGCACCGGCGTGGATGAGGACAGCCTCGCCGGCTTTGACCTCGTAGCAGGAGTTCACCAGGTAGTGGGCCGTGATTCCTTGGGACATCATGGCACCGGCAGTCTCCAGAGGAACACCGGCCGGAACCGGGACGGCCTTCGAAGATCCGATCAAGGTGTGGGTAGCGTACGTCTGCTTGCCCCACATGGTGGCCACGCGGTCCCCGATCTCAAATCCGATGACACCTTCGCCCAGCGCTTGAACCGTGCCCGCACATTCACTTCCCGGCACGAAGGGGTAATCCACAGCGTAAACGCCGGCCCGCCGGTAGGTCTCAATGAAGTTGATGCCCGTAGCGGCAACCTTGACCAAAAGCTGCCCCGGGCCAGGCGCAGGGATGCTCATGGGAACGAGTTCGAGAACTTCGGGACCGCCGGCTTTGCTGGCAACAACTTTATGGGAAGTCATGTTTGGAGCTTTCTGTGGTTTCGGGGCGTTGCGGAAGGCGCATTCAAGGCGCGTGACACTGATTGAAGTATTCAACATTTACCCATAACCATCAATATCAAATCGCATATATACCCAATAGGTAAATATTCCTATCAAAATTGGTCTTATAATACCCACCTTCTTGTCGTGTAACCTGACTTTCTCGAACCCACTTCACGCAGCTTGTCGGCACTCGTCAGGCCAGCTCGAACGTGAGAGAAGGAATATTGTGCTGATCGACCGGCAACAAGCCATCCATCCGACGCCAGATCCGGCACGGTGGCGCATCCTGGCCGTGCTCTTGACTGCGCAGTTCATGTCCCTGGTCGGCATCAGCATCGTCAATGTGGTGCTGCCCTCCATCCAGGAAGGGGTGGGCGCCTCGCAGGCTGACCTGCAGTGGGTCTTGTCAGGTTATTCCCTGGCTTTCGGCGTGGTGCTCATTGCGGCAGGCCGAGCCGGGGATGTGCTTGGCCGAGGCGCCTTCTTCATCATTGGCGTCACCATCTTTACGCTGGCCTCTGTTGTCGCAGGGCTGGCCACGGATCCGTTGAGCCTGAATATTGCGCGATTTGTCCAGGGAGCCGGATCCGGGCTGATCAATCCCCAGGTGATGGGAATGATGCAGCAGAACTTTCGGGGCCGCGACCTCGGAAAAGCATATGGATTCTTTGGAACCGTGGCTGGAATCTCGGTTGCCGTCGGTCCGCTCCTCGGCGGTGTCCTCATAGCCTTCCTCGGCGCCGCCGCAGGGTGGAGATGGACTTTTCTGGTGAACGTCCCGATCGGTTTGACGACCATCATCCTGGCGTGCCGTTGGTTTCCGCGTCCGCTGTTCTCCCGAACCGAACGCGAGCGGCTCGACGCACAAAGGAATGCACAAGGGAATGCACAAGGGAAGCAGCAGACCCGCCGTGACTCCCGTGATCTGGATCCCGTGGGCTGCGTGCTTCTCGGGCTCGCTGTGCTGACCTTCCTGCTGCCTTTCGTCCAGGGGCGCGAAACAGCTTGGGTGTGGTGGCTGCTTCCCACGAGCCTGGTGCTTCTCGGGCTGTGGATAGCCTGGGAACGCTCCTACGCCTCGCGAGGCAGGTTCCCCATGGTTGACCTGGCGTTGTTCGGCATTGGATCCTTCAGCCTTGGAAACATCATCGGCGGCCTTTACTATCTGGGCATCACGAGCGTGTGGGTCTTGGTGGCGATCTACACCCAGCAGGGACAAGGATTCAGCGCACTGCAAGCCGGGCTGCTGGGCCTTCCGTCCGCTCTCTTTGCCGCCGCGAGCTCGCATTGGGCGGGCCGACGGGTGACGGACTACGGACGCAAGATCGTGATTTGGGGAATTTTCAGCGCGCTGCTCGGCCTGGGGTTGAGTATCGGCGTCATCGAACTACATGCGATGGGAAACGTTAGCTTGTGGTGGCTCCTCGTCTCGCTTTCCTTCATGGGCATAGCCCAAGGCGCCATCATTTCGCCGAATCAAACGCTGACCATGATGGAAGTTCCGGTTGAACAATCCGGTACCGCAGGTGGGTTGACCCAGGCGTTCCAGCGGATCGGCACGGCAGTAGGCATAGCCATGATCACGGCAGTCTTCTTCAGCACCCTGCGCCTGAGCACGTGGGACACAGCGATGAGTGTCGCGCTGGCGTCGATCGGCATGGTCGTCGTGATCACGCTCATTGTGGCGCTCGGCGATCAACGCCGTCGCAACGCAAACGGCCGTCAGGAAAGAGCGAGTATTTCAGCGTGACAGGAGCAGTGCCTCGCCTTGGCCGCCGCCGCCACACAAGGCGACTGCGGCTTTGCCGGTGCCGCGACGCATGAGCTCATGGACGGCCGAGACGACAACCCGTGCGCCGGAGGCGCCGATGGGGTGGCCGAGGGCGATCGCTCCCCCGTTGACGTTGACCTTCTCCATGCCGAGACCGAGCTGTTCGGCTGAGTGCAGGGCCACTGAGGCGAACGCCTCGTTGATCTCCACGAAGTCCAGATCAACGGTGGTCCAGCCCTGTGCCTTGAGTGCTTTGCTGATGGCGCGGGCCGGTTTGTCCGGCAGGGAGGTGTCCGGGCCCGCGGTCTGTCCCGCCGCGCCGAGCACCGCCAGCACTTCAAGGCCGTGTGCCTGGGCGTAGCCGCGGGTGGTCAGGACGACTGCGGCAGCGCCATCGTTGAGCGGGGAGGCGTTGCCCGCGGTCACCGTGCCGCTCGCTGAGAAGGCCGGCCTGAGCTTGCCGAGTGATTCCGCGGTGCTGTCCGGGCGTACGCCCTCATCGGTACCCACAAGTTCGGTCTCGCCGCGGCGCCGGGGAACCTTGACCGGGACGATCTCGGCGTCGAAGAGACCGGCGGCCTGGGCAGCGGCGGCACGCCGGTGAGAATCGGCGGCGGCTTTGTCCTGCTCGGTGCGGGGAATGCCCAGGGCATCACTGGCCCGGTCGGTAGCCAGGCCCATGGATACCTGTTGGAAGGCGTCCGTCAGCCCGTCGTGGGCGGCGGAGTCGATCAGCGCAGCGTCCCCATAGAGGTGACCTGCACGGGAACCGGCCAGCAGGTGCGGGGCGTTGCTCATGGATTCCTGCCCGCCGGCCACCACCACCGCAGCTTCACCCAGCCGCAGGAGCCGGCTAGCCTCGATAATGGCGCTCAGTCCGGAGAGACAGACCTTGTTGACGGTGACGGCGTGCGCGCTCAGTGGTACGCCTCCGGCGACGGCGGCCTGCCGGGCCGGATTCTGCCCGGCCCCCGCCTGGAGCACATGTCCCATGATGACCGCCTCGACGGCGTCAGCCTGAATCCCGGCCCTGTCCAGCGCTCCCGCGATCGCCGCTCCGCCGAGCTCGACGGCGGACAACGGGGCCAGCTGGCCCATCAGCTTGCCCTGCGGGGTCCGGGCGGCACCGACGATGACAACATCTGCACTGGAAATCATTTCTCTCCTTGGAGGTGGCGAGCGAGGTCGCGAGGGGATGGAAGACCGGATACACGCAGTTCCGGATGGAACGCGGTCCCCGCTTCCCGGTCCAACAACGGGGTCAGCCCCCCGGTGTGGAAGGGGTAGTTGGCGCCGAGGATCATGCACAAATCGATCTGCTCCGGCCCGGCCACCACACCCTCCTCCAGCATCGCCGTGACTTCCTCGGCCAGCGCGGCCAGGATCCGGGAACGGACGGCACCCGCGTCTGCTGCCTTGGGCGCGGGGAGGAGGGAAGCCGCCTCCGGTGAGAGGCCGCCGTCGTCGTCCAGGTAGCCGGGAAGCCCGGCGGCGACCAGCTTCGCGAGGCTGGCACTGACGCCGAACCGTTCCGGATAGCTCTGGTGCATCTTCTCGCAGATGTGCAGCTGGACCGCAGGCCCGATGAACTGCAGGAGCTGCAGCGGTGTCATGGGCAAGCCCAGCGGGTCCAGCGCGTGGTCAACGGTGGCCGGATCGGCGCCGTCGTCAAGCAGGGAAAGAACCTCGTTGAAGAGCCGGGTCAGCACCCGGTTGACCACGAAGCCTGCCGTGTCCGTGACGAGCACGGCCGTCTTGCGCAACCGTTTGGCGAGCTCGAACGCCGTCGCGAGCGTGGTCTGGTCCGTCTGCGGGGTGGTGATGATCTCCACGAGCGGCAAAACGGCTACCGGGTTGAAGAAGTGGAAGCCGATGAGCCGCCCGGGCCGCTCGAGGCCCGCGCCCATTTCCTCGATGGAGAGCGAGGACGTGTTGGTCAGCAGCAGCGCGTCCGCCCGCAGCAGCGGCTCCAGTTCGGCGAACACCGCCCGCTTGACCTCCAGCTCCTCGAAGACCGCTTCGATGACCACGTCGCAGTCTGCGAAGGCTTTCTTGTCGATGCAGCCCGTCACCAGAGCGCGGATGGCCTCCGCCTCGGCGGGGTCCAGCTGTCCCCGAACAGCGAGCTTGTCGAGCTGCGTGCCGATCCATTCGAGCGCGGCGTTGATGCGGTCCTGCGACAGATCCGTGATCCGCACCGGCACCCGCAATTGGCGCGCGAAGACCAGGGCGAGCTGGCTCGCCATCAACCCCGCACCGACGACGCCGACGGCGCGCACAAGCAAGGGTTCGACGGCGGGACGTCCGGCGGGCTTCTTCGCCAACGACTGGGTCACGTGGAAGGCATAGATGCTCGCGCGGGCCTCGTCAGAGAGCAGCAGTTCGCCGAAAGCCTGGATTTCCGCCTCCTGTCCGGCCGCTCCGGCGGTGGCCGTGGCCGCCTCTACGATGAGTTCCAGTGCCCGGTAGGGTGCGGGCGCGGCACCGTGCAGGCGGGAATCGAGCTGGGCCCGGAGATCCTCCACCGCCGCGGGTCCGACGGTGGGGGCCGGCTCCGGCCGGGCGCCGCCGTCACGCGCCGCAGCCGCGGGCACGGCCGCAGGCACGGGCACGGGCGTGCCGGAAAGGACACCCGAGGCGAAATCCAGCGAGGCGGCCAGGAAGCCGTCCTCCGGGACCACGGCATCGACCAGGCCAAGTTCCGCGGCGGCCCGGCCGCTCAAGTTCCTACCCCCGAGCGAATCGGAGACCACCAACCGTGCAGTCTCCGCGGGGCCCAGCAACGCTGCAGCCCGGGGAATGCCGCCCCAGCCCGGGATCAGGCCGAGGCGGACTTCGGGAAAGCCCAGCGCCCGAACGGAATCCGAGACGGTCCGGTAACGCGCGTGGAGCGCCAATTCAAGGCCTCCGCCCAGCGCAACCCCGTTGATGAAAGCGAACGTGGGCAGCGGAAGCGCCTCCAGCAGGCCGAAGGCCTCAAGGCCCCGACGTGCAACGTCCGCGGCCTGCTCGGGAGTAACCGCCTCCGTCATCTTCTTCAGGTCTGCCCCGGCGCAGAAGACCGGGCCGGTTCCGGTCACCGCGACCGCATCCACCCCGGACACGTCCAGCGCGCGCACCGCGGCCTCGAAATTATCCAACGACGCCGGACCCAAGGTCACGGGGCGGCCGTCAGCATTCCGCAAGACCAGGATGGCGAAGCGGTGACCAGCATAGGCCACATACTCGGTCGTTACCTCGGTGACAGACTCCACGGAGGTGGTTCTGCGCTCCCGGACAGTCTCCAGCGTTGCGGGCTTCTCAGACACGGCACTCCCTTGCGAATAATGGATACGCAAAG is part of the Arthrobacter methylotrophus genome and harbors:
- a CDS encoding LysR family transcriptional regulator yields the protein MDVRNAQAFVAVAEELHFGRAAQRLHIAQPPLSRLIRQLEADLGAPLFERNTRKVELTTHGEALLEPARELIMLSQRMREIAKQSELGETGRISLGFGEAAANQIVGELARRVRQNHPGITLDLVNSQFWHTGIEKLIDGRLDLLIGRWDLLPAEVDSFVIGYDDELITLPDNHSLATRESIAPAELAAEPWVVLQGGNSQLPNRINRLAQAGGFVPRIVQVAPDSSTVLLLVAAGIGISLSLSSIRDNLPTRGVVFKPLNPGNDPVPVRMIWRRVDRSPVLNKVLNITKGLF
- a CDS encoding quinone oxidoreductase translates to MTSHKVVASKAGGPEVLELVPMSIPAPGPGQLLVKVAATGINFIETYRRAGVYAVDYPFVPGSECAGTVQALGEGVIGFEIGDRVATMWGKQTYATHTLIGSSKAVPVPAGVPLETAGAMMSQGITAHYLVNSCYEVKAGEAVLIHAGAGGVGRLLIQMSKLRGATVFATTSTPAKAGIARAAGADYVLNYEDVPTSVRELTDSRGVDVVFDGVGKDTFDGSLASLKVRGTMVLFGGSSGPVPPVQLQRLNTHGSLYVTRPKTGDYLRTDEERRWRTTEVFDLVAAGKLDIHIGSRFPLAEAAAAHAALEGRATTGKTILVP
- a CDS encoding MFS transporter, producing the protein MLIDRQQAIHPTPDPARWRILAVLLTAQFMSLVGISIVNVVLPSIQEGVGASQADLQWVLSGYSLAFGVVLIAAGRAGDVLGRGAFFIIGVTIFTLASVVAGLATDPLSLNIARFVQGAGSGLINPQVMGMMQQNFRGRDLGKAYGFFGTVAGISVAVGPLLGGVLIAFLGAAAGWRWTFLVNVPIGLTTIILACRWFPRPLFSRTERERLDAQRNAQGNAQGKQQTRRDSRDLDPVGCVLLGLAVLTFLLPFVQGRETAWVWWLLPTSLVLLGLWIAWERSYASRGRFPMVDLALFGIGSFSLGNIIGGLYYLGITSVWVLVAIYTQQGQGFSALQAGLLGLPSALFAAASSHWAGRRVTDYGRKIVIWGIFSALLGLGLSIGVIELHAMGNVSLWWLLVSLSFMGIAQGAIISPNQTLTMMEVPVEQSGTAGGLTQAFQRIGTAVGIAMITAVFFSTLRLSTWDTAMSVALASIGMVVVITLIVALGDQRRRNANGRQERASISA
- a CDS encoding acetyl-CoA C-acetyltransferase, translating into MISSADVVIVGAARTPQGKLMGQLAPLSAVELGGAAIAGALDRAGIQADAVEAVIMGHVLQAGAGQNPARQAAVAGGVPLSAHAVTVNKVCLSGLSAIIEASRLLRLGEAAVVVAGGQESMSNAPHLLAGSRAGHLYGDAALIDSAAHDGLTDAFQQVSMGLATDRASDALGIPRTEQDKAAADSHRRAAAAQAAGLFDAEIVPVKVPRRRGETELVGTDEGVRPDSTAESLGKLRPAFSASGTVTAGNASPLNDGAAAVVLTTRGYAQAHGLEVLAVLGAAGQTAGPDTSLPDKPARAISKALKAQGWTTVDLDFVEINEAFASVALHSAEQLGLGMEKVNVNGGAIALGHPIGASGARVVVSAVHELMRRGTGKAAVALCGGGGQGEALLLSR
- a CDS encoding 3-hydroxyacyl-CoA dehydrogenase NAD-binding domain-containing protein, with protein sequence MSEKPATLETVRERRTTSVESVTEVTTEYVAYAGHRFAILVLRNADGRPVTLGPASLDNFEAAVRALDVSGVDAVAVTGTGPVFCAGADLKKMTEAVTPEQAADVARRGLEAFGLLEALPLPTFAFINGVALGGGLELALHARYRTVSDSVRALGFPEVRLGLIPGWGGIPRAAALLGPAETARLVVSDSLGGRNLSGRAAAELGLVDAVVPEDGFLAASLDFASGVLSGTPVPVPAAVPAAAARDGGARPEPAPTVGPAAVEDLRAQLDSRLHGAAPAPYRALELIVEAATATAGAAGQEAEIQAFGELLLSDEARASIYAFHVTQSLAKKPAGRPAVEPLLVRAVGVVGAGLMASQLALVFARQLRVPVRITDLSQDRINAALEWIGTQLDKLAVRGQLDPAEAEAIRALVTGCIDKKAFADCDVVIEAVFEELEVKRAVFAELEPLLRADALLLTNTSSLSIEEMGAGLERPGRLIGFHFFNPVAVLPLVEIITTPQTDQTTLATAFELAKRLRKTAVLVTDTAGFVVNRVLTRLFNEVLSLLDDGADPATVDHALDPLGLPMTPLQLLQFIGPAVQLHICEKMHQSYPERFGVSASLAKLVAAGLPGYLDDDGGLSPEAASLLPAPKAADAGAVRSRILAALAEEVTAMLEEGVVAGPEQIDLCMILGANYPFHTGGLTPLLDREAGTAFHPELRVSGLPSPRDLARHLQGEK